Proteins co-encoded in one Nematostella vectensis chromosome 15, jaNemVect1.1, whole genome shotgun sequence genomic window:
- the LOC116607156 gene encoding uncharacterized protein LOC116607156, with product MCVAIKLQKAIKSLDKGKELKTSLDSTTIKANKILKKTELIELSKKSLEAQFANSNWNEFNKRLSTLVNINISSGKWEGSWAMRKNHGTDNTQALQNRGLAESIITNPQISALYGRFEVPGHGIVELNEKTASKFIAAKLAHMRKPSSYEKKYNSSKATNEKADSDEEGSSVNDDTSRAPLKHRSNKSNKEGEGVKARKHAKTSEGPENEKLEVAKTKDQEEETEEEEDLEIPKDKAMLVGLFYIGLKRKEDAQMAVLKRHLSKLKIAATKNTEKITALQMIGKEVFNSKKVVRVDQERPIAFSNLRRTTKDD from the exons ATGTGTGTAGCAATTAAATTACAAAAGGCGATTAAAAGTTTGGATAAAg gcAAAGAACTCAAGACATCACTGGACTccacaacaataaaagcaaaCAAGATACTAAAAAAGACTGAGCTCATCGAGTTGAGCAAAAAGTCACTTGAAGCGCAATTTGCAAATTCCAATTGGAATGAATTCAACAAGCGCCTGTCTACACTTGTAAACATTAATATTTCCAGTGGGAAG TGGGAAGGAAGCTGGGCCATGAGAAAAAACCATGGTACTGATAACACTCAGGCCCTCCAAAACCGTGGTTTAGCCGAGAGTATTATCACAAATCCACAAATATCCGCCTTGTATGGGCGCTTTGAGGTGCCAGGCCACGGGATTGTAGAACTTAATGAGAAGACAGCATCGAAATTCATTGCTGCCAAGCTTGCTCATATGAGGAAGCCCTCTTCATATGAG aagaagTACAATTCAAGTAAAGCTACTAAT GAAAAGGCTGATTCAGATGAAGAGGGATCTTCTGTCAATGAC GACACATCAAGGGCACCATTGAAACATCGCTCTAAT AAGAGCAACAAGGAAGGTGAAGGTGTGAAAGCGAGAAAG CATGCAAAAACAAGTGAAGGACCAGAAAATGAAAAGTTGGAGGTGGCTAAG ACTAAAGACCAGGAAGAAGAAACTGAAGAGGAAGAGGATTTAGAG ATTCCAAAAGACAAGGCAATGCTGGTCGGACTGTTTTATATTGGCTTAAAGCGAAAGGAAGATGCCCAGATGGCTGTGCTTAAGAGACATCTTTCTAAACTGAAAATAGCTGCTACcaaaaatacagagaaaattACAGCATTGCAGATGATTGGGAAGGAAGTGTTCAATTCAAAGAAGGTTGTAAGAGTGGATCAAGAAAGGCCCATTGCATTTTCAAATCTAAGAAGAACAACTAAAGACGACTAG